One Chroococcidiopsis sp. TS-821 genomic window carries:
- a CDS encoding Uma2 family endonuclease: MSTSTSVVKPVSQLKLAPGSKVAIPNVSWEEFETILVELGEQRSARVAYSNRTLEIMVPLPEHEISKDLISDVVKMLLRLTARKYQPFASTTFKHQGKAGVEPDACFYIQNYQRMIGRRLQPDDLPPDLAIETDVTSKTTLDAYKIIGVPELWIYDSSKLTIYILQEGKYVESPTSPIFEEIEITQIIPSVVERAWQVGSVQALEELEALLKASH; encoded by the coding sequence ATGTCTACTTCAACTTCTGTTGTTAAACCTGTCAGTCAACTCAAGCTTGCACCTGGTAGTAAGGTTGCCATTCCAAATGTGAGTTGGGAAGAATTTGAAACAATTTTAGTGGAACTTGGCGAGCAGCGCTCTGCAAGAGTAGCCTACAGTAATCGTACTTTAGAAATTATGGTTCCCTTACCTGAGCATGAGATTTCTAAAGATCTGATTTCTGACGTTGTAAAAATGTTACTCAGGCTGACAGCAAGAAAGTACCAACCCTTTGCCTCAACGACATTTAAGCACCAAGGTAAAGCTGGTGTAGAACCTGATGCGTGTTTTTATATTCAAAACTATCAACGGATGATTGGTCGTCGCCTACAACCTGACGATCTGCCTCCTGATTTAGCTATTGAAACAGATGTTACGTCTAAAACTACGCTTGATGCCTATAAAATTATCGGCGTCCCAGAATTGTGGATTTATGATAGTAGCAAACTCACAATTTATATACTTCAAGAGGGAAAGTATGTAGAATCTCCAACAAGTCCAATTTTTGAAGAGATAGAAATTACTCAAATCATTCCTAGTGTTGTTGAACGTGCTTGGCAAGTAGGAAGCGTTCAAGCATTAGAAGAACTTGAGGCACTGCTTAAAGCCAGTCATTGA
- a CDS encoding LL-diaminopimelate aminotransferase — protein sequence MATINDNYLKLKAGYLFPEIARRVNAFADANPEADIIRLGIGDVTEPLPQACRTAMIKAVEEMGDRATFKGYGPEQGYAWLREKIAKHDFQARGCDIDASEIFISDGSKCDTGNILDIFGNDNAIAVTDPVYPVYVDTNVMAGHTGEINDKGEYAGLVYLPITAENNFTAEIPTQKVDLIYLCFPNNPTGATATKEHLQAWVNYAKAHNSIIFFDAAYEAFITDPELPHSIYEIDGARDCAIEFRSFSKNAGFTGTRCALTVVPKTLTAKAADGSDVELWKLWNRRQSTKFNGVSYIVQRGAEAVYSDEGQAQIKALVSFYLENAKIIREQLTAAGIAVYGGVNAPYVWVKTPNNLSSWDFFDKLLHTCNVVGTPGSGFGAAGEGYFRISAFNSRENVEEAMKRITEKFKV from the coding sequence ATGGCAACGATTAACGATAACTATCTCAAACTAAAAGCAGGCTACCTATTTCCAGAAATTGCCCGACGGGTAAATGCTTTTGCTGACGCGAATCCAGAAGCTGATATTATCCGCTTGGGAATTGGAGATGTTACCGAACCATTACCGCAAGCATGTCGTACCGCAATGATCAAAGCTGTGGAAGAAATGGGCGATCGCGCGACGTTTAAAGGCTATGGTCCTGAACAAGGTTATGCTTGGTTAAGGGAAAAAATTGCTAAGCATGACTTTCAAGCACGCGGATGCGACATCGATGCTTCCGAAATCTTTATCTCAGATGGTTCCAAGTGCGATACAGGGAATATTCTGGATATTTTTGGTAACGATAATGCGATCGCTGTCACCGACCCTGTTTATCCTGTGTATGTAGATACCAACGTTATGGCAGGGCATACGGGTGAGATTAATGATAAAGGCGAATATGCAGGTTTAGTTTATTTGCCAATTACCGCCGAAAATAACTTTACTGCTGAAATCCCTACACAAAAAGTTGATTTAATTTATCTGTGCTTTCCGAATAATCCTACAGGTGCAACCGCGACGAAAGAACACCTCCAAGCCTGGGTAAACTACGCCAAAGCGCATAACTCAATTATCTTTTTTGATGCAGCTTACGAAGCGTTTATTACCGATCCCGAATTACCGCATTCGATTTATGAAATTGATGGGGCGCGAGATTGTGCGATCGAATTTCGTTCTTTTTCCAAAAATGCAGGTTTTACGGGAACTCGTTGCGCATTAACCGTCGTACCCAAAACACTCACCGCCAAAGCTGCGGATGGTTCGGATGTGGAATTGTGGAAACTGTGGAACCGCCGCCAATCAACAAAGTTCAATGGAGTATCCTATATAGTGCAACGCGGTGCAGAAGCTGTCTATTCTGATGAAGGACAAGCGCAAATAAAGGCGCTAGTAAGCTTTTATCTCGAAAATGCTAAAATCATCCGCGAACAACTGACCGCTGCTGGAATCGCCGTCTATGGTGGTGTCAATGCACCATATGTTTGGGTGAAAACACCGAATAATCTTTCGAGTTGGGATTTCTTCGATAAATTGCTGCATACTTGCAACGTTGTTGGAACTCCTGGTTCGGGTTTCGGCGCAGCTGGCGAAGGTTATTTCCGCATCTCTGCATTCAATAGCCGCGAAAATGTCGAAGAAGCAATGAAGCGGATTACTGAGAAGTTCAAAGTGTAA
- a CDS encoding glycosyltransferase: MRTLYFLVPGTGGKFACGGLWAELKTLHLAKQVCCAEVVTYRQKEKDTLFLDDLLHNQNLDDAIFVISWGFDIPQLARKLAAYNVVYHAHSTGYGFKLPASIPIVTVSRNTMGYWGQHAPNSLIYYLPNQISDEFQNLHLERDIDVLVQARKSSHYLLQQLIPALKQRCNVVVVDSYVEDLAGLFNRAKVYLYDSAEYWATQGVSEGFGLQPMEAMACGCQVFSSVNGGLSDYLDPGFNCYKIAGYAQDYDVKRILKVIERSKVIMPPNPLFTEYRAQNILKRLQIILEDINTFFDCKKNLSGNIQNLTNTRVLQLRIQRVLNKLKNKL, from the coding sequence ATGAGAACGCTTTATTTTTTAGTTCCAGGAACAGGCGGTAAATTTGCTTGTGGTGGACTTTGGGCAGAGTTAAAAACCTTACACTTAGCAAAGCAAGTGTGTTGTGCAGAAGTTGTCACGTACCGCCAAAAAGAGAAAGATACGCTGTTTCTCGACGATCTATTGCACAATCAAAATTTAGACGATGCGATTTTTGTCATCAGTTGGGGGTTTGATATTCCACAACTTGCGCGTAAACTCGCGGCTTATAACGTTGTTTATCATGCACATAGTACAGGTTACGGATTCAAATTACCTGCAAGCATTCCAATTGTTACTGTCAGCCGGAATACAATGGGATATTGGGGACAACATGCACCCAATTCATTAATTTACTATTTACCCAATCAAATATCTGACGAATTTCAAAATTTACATCTCGAACGCGATATTGATGTCTTAGTGCAAGCCCGAAAGTCTTCGCATTATTTACTACAGCAATTAATTCCCGCGTTAAAACAGCGCTGCAATGTCGTTGTTGTTGATTCTTATGTAGAAGATTTAGCAGGGTTATTTAATCGGGCTAAAGTTTATCTCTACGACTCGGCTGAATATTGGGCAACACAAGGCGTTAGCGAAGGCTTTGGACTGCAACCAATGGAAGCTATGGCGTGCGGTTGTCAAGTTTTTTCTAGTGTTAACGGAGGACTTTCTGATTACTTAGACCCAGGTTTCAACTGCTATAAGATTGCTGGTTATGCACAAGATTATGATGTTAAACGAATTTTAAAAGTAATAGAAAGATCAAAAGTAATTATGCCACCTAATCCATTGTTTACAGAATATAGAGCTCAAAATATTCTTAAACGCTTGCAAATCATTTTAGAGGATATCAACACTTTTTTTGATTGTAAGAAAAACTTATCTGGTAATATTCAAAATTTAACAAATACACGTGTATTACAACTAAGAATCCAGCGAGTATTAAATAAGCTGAAGAATAAGCTTTGA
- a CDS encoding trans-acting enoyl reductase family protein, which translates to MSSFLLYGANGYTGELIARLAVQKALTPILAGRNSQKIAPLATELGLEYRTFTLEDTAAVDEALADVPVVLNCAGPFSQTAESLVAGCLRAKTHYLDITGEVAVFEAIASQTSPAQTAGIMLLPGVGFDVVPSDCLAAHLKARLPTATQLTLAFQALGRISRGTAKTMVEAQGKGGLVRRNGVLTSVPAAWKTRTIDFGRGAVTAVTIPWGDVSTAFYSTGIPNIEVYAAFPTPVRLGMIATRYLGGLLSLPPVQNLQKRLIQNQLPGPSEIERTQGTSLLWGEVADDSGKMATSRLQCPEGYTLTTMTAVEIVSRVLAGQFEPGFQTPSRVYGADFILNFDGVVREDLN; encoded by the coding sequence ATGTCATCATTTTTGCTATACGGTGCTAACGGTTACACAGGAGAACTTATCGCGCGATTAGCAGTACAAAAAGCGCTAACGCCAATTCTTGCAGGGCGTAATTCTCAAAAAATAGCACCATTAGCGACAGAACTAGGACTAGAGTATCGCACATTCACCCTCGAAGACACCGCCGCTGTTGACGAAGCGTTAGCCGATGTACCAGTTGTTTTAAACTGTGCAGGTCCTTTTTCACAAACAGCAGAATCACTTGTTGCTGGATGCTTGCGCGCGAAGACGCATTATTTAGATATTACTGGAGAAGTTGCTGTATTTGAAGCGATCGCTTCTCAAACTTCCCCAGCCCAAACCGCAGGAATTATGCTACTTCCTGGTGTAGGTTTTGATGTTGTTCCTTCAGATTGTCTCGCTGCGCATCTCAAAGCCCGACTTCCCACTGCAACACAACTCACCCTTGCATTTCAAGCATTAGGCAGAATTTCACGCGGAACAGCAAAGACAATGGTCGAAGCGCAAGGTAAAGGCGGTTTAGTACGTCGTAATGGAGTTCTCACTTCAGTTCCCGCCGCTTGGAAAACGCGCACAATTGATTTTGGTAGAGGCGCAGTTACCGCAGTAACAATTCCCTGGGGAGATGTGTCTACCGCTTTTTACAGTACAGGTATTCCTAACATTGAAGTTTACGCCGCCTTTCCCACACCAGTGCGCCTAGGAATGATAGCAACGCGCTATCTTGGTGGATTATTAAGCTTACCACCCGTGCAAAACCTACAAAAACGTTTGATTCAAAATCAATTACCAGGACCTAGTGAGATAGAACGCACTCAAGGAACAAGTTTACTCTGGGGAGAAGTCGCAGATGATTCTGGTAAAATGGCAACATCGCGCTTGCAATGTCCCGAAGGTTATACATTAACCACAATGACAGCCGTAGAAATTGTTTCACGAGTGCTTGCAGGACAATTTGAGCCTGGATTTCAAACACCCTCACGAGTTTATGGTGCAGATTTCATCTTAAATTTTGATGGAGTGGTACGCGAAGATTTAAATTAA
- a CDS encoding ABC transporter ATP-binding protein, with amino-acid sequence MASLYSVLNKVFDLAPPALIGIAVDVVVNQQDSIIARWGIHDVYAQFVILSILTVILWVFESVFEYAHSRQWRNLAQNIQHDLRLDTYQHLQELELAYFEERSTGGLMSILSDDINQLERFLDIGANDLIQVTTTVVVIAGAFFIMAPSVAWMAMLPMPFILWGSVAFQRLLAPRYADVREKVGFLNSRLANNLSGMLTIKSFVAEDYEAQRVQEESEAYRQSNRKAIALSAAFVPLIRMIILAGFTALLLYGGLAAVQGTITVGTYSVLVFLIQRLLWPLTRLGETFDQYQRAMASTNRVMNLLDTPVAIHTGDVALPVEKVQGEIELHNVTFAYNKRDPVIENLSLSVPAGKTIAIVGSTGSGKSTLVKLLLRLYEVQSGRITLDGIELRDLRFDDLRRAIGLVSQDVFLFHGTVAENIAYGSFDATPAEIVRAATIAEAHEFIMQLPQDYDTIVGERGQKLSGGQRQRIAIARAVLKNPPILILDEATSAVDNETEAAIQRSLEKITVNRTTIAIAHRLSTVRNADCIYVMEYGKLVEKGTHEQLVAQQGIYASLWRVQSGLTVASH; translated from the coding sequence ATGGCGTCGCTGTATTCAGTGTTAAATAAAGTATTTGATTTAGCCCCACCTGCTTTAATTGGTATTGCCGTTGATGTCGTTGTCAATCAGCAAGATTCAATCATCGCTCGTTGGGGTATACACGATGTTTATGCACAATTTGTTATCCTTTCTATTCTAACTGTTATTCTTTGGGTTTTTGAGTCAGTTTTTGAATACGCTCATTCCCGACAGTGGCGGAATTTAGCACAAAATATTCAACACGATTTACGTTTGGATACTTATCAACATCTACAAGAATTAGAATTAGCTTACTTTGAGGAACGAAGTACGGGCGGTTTGATGTCAATCTTGAGTGATGATATCAACCAGTTAGAACGATTTTTAGATATTGGTGCGAATGATTTAATTCAAGTCACAACAACGGTAGTTGTGATTGCGGGTGCTTTTTTTATTATGGCTCCGAGTGTGGCTTGGATGGCAATGCTTCCTATGCCTTTTATTCTTTGGGGTTCGGTGGCGTTTCAACGATTGTTAGCACCGCGTTATGCAGATGTGCGCGAGAAGGTGGGTTTTCTGAATTCGCGTTTGGCAAATAATTTGTCAGGAATGTTAACAATTAAAAGCTTTGTTGCTGAAGATTACGAAGCCCAACGGGTACAGGAGGAAAGTGAAGCTTATCGTCAAAGTAATAGAAAAGCGATCGCACTTTCTGCGGCGTTTGTGCCACTGATTCGCATGATTATTCTAGCAGGCTTTACCGCATTGTTACTCTACGGTGGTTTAGCAGCGGTGCAGGGTACAATCACTGTCGGAACTTACAGCGTGTTGGTGTTTTTGATTCAGCGGTTATTATGGCCTTTAACGCGATTAGGCGAAACGTTCGATCAGTATCAACGCGCAATGGCTTCAACCAATCGCGTCATGAATTTACTCGATACTCCAGTGGCGATTCATACGGGGGATGTGGCGCTTCCTGTGGAGAAGGTACAGGGCGAAATTGAATTGCACAATGTCACTTTTGCTTACAATAAACGCGATCCGGTTATTGAAAATTTGTCGCTGTCGGTTCCGGCGGGAAAAACGATCGCAATTGTCGGTTCTACCGGATCGGGTAAAAGTACATTGGTCAAACTATTATTGCGGTTGTATGAAGTGCAATCGGGGCGCATTACGCTTGACGGTATCGAGTTACGCGATTTGAGATTTGACGACCTGCGTCGCGCGATTGGGTTAGTTAGTCAAGATGTCTTTTTATTTCACGGTACAGTCGCCGAAAATATTGCTTATGGAAGTTTTGACGCGACACCTGCCGAAATTGTCCGCGCAGCTACAATAGCGGAAGCACACGAGTTTATTATGCAACTTCCTCAAGATTACGATACCATTGTTGGCGAACGCGGACAGAAGTTATCGGGAGGACAAAGGCAAAGAATTGCGATCGCCCGCGCGGTTTTGAAAAATCCTCCGATTCTGATTTTAGATGAAGCGACTTCGGCAGTGGATAATGAAACTGAAGCTGCTATTCAACGATCGCTTGAGAAAATTACGGTCAATCGCACTACGATTGCGATCGCGCATCGGCTGTCTACTGTACGTAATGCCGATTGTATCTACGTTATGGAATACGGTAAGTTAGTTGAGAAAGGTACTCACGAACAACTTGTTGCCCAACAAGGAATCTATGCGAGCCTTTGGCGGGTACAATCAGGTTTAACCGTTGCTAGTCACTAG
- a CDS encoding DUF4870 domain-containing protein, with protein sequence MNDSDTRKLLSGLSHAALMLNAVVIPVLVPIVILLATNDPIVRGNAKEAINFTINIIICAVISTMLILVEGIGVFLLFLLAIVSFIMPLIATIYAVKNVNKPYRYPLIWHFF encoded by the coding sequence ATGAATGACTCGGATACAAGAAAACTTCTTTCTGGATTAAGTCACGCGGCTTTAATGCTTAACGCTGTTGTCATTCCAGTTCTTGTACCAATTGTTATCTTGCTAGCAACCAATGACCCAATTGTGCGTGGTAATGCTAAAGAAGCAATTAATTTTACAATTAATATCATTATTTGTGCTGTCATTAGCACTATGCTCATTTTAGTGGAAGGTATTGGTGTTTTCTTACTCTTTCTCCTCGCTATTGTCAGCTTTATTATGCCATTGATTGCGACTATTTATGCTGTTAAAAATGTAAATAAGCCGTATCGTTACCCTTTGATATGGCATTTTTTCTAG
- a CDS encoding PAS domain-containing protein produces the protein MQPVPSTRQNQINQQESSVTVNTAVFFELSPDLLCVVSEDGIFKQVNPAFRKTLGYADGELLEQKFIDLVHPDDRAVTTTAIAQIQTSDRHTGYCENRYRCCDGLYKHFGWTICFDVKTKLVYGIARELTTITPTPETTLYRTLARNLPQTAVFVFNRDLRYELCEGQEIASMGLTQDVLEGKTIWEALPLDICPEIEPLYRAALAGQEIVTEMVCCGHHYAVQIVPVRNEQQEIIAGMALLQNIDERKQSEETVRRQIEEIEAIYASAPIGLCFLDTDLRYVRVNDRLAEINGIPAAEHIGKSLAEIIPELAATQAPLFARVIQTGEPILDVEIRGTTPAQPKIERDWLVSYYPLHNCDNRVVGINIVVQEITQRKQQAAELAERERQLTTILANTPDVICRYSKDFRYLYISPAAERITGIPTQQFIGKTNAEIGIPETYTKAWENAIAEVLTTGHQQTLEFDFSFAGKTRYFYSIFIPELAPDGAVESVLVVSRDVTERRQAEESLANSQDWLQLSQQAGQIGAFVWDMITGDIVWTQQLEILYGLTPGSFSGNYESWRQQVHPEDIVRIEQSLQEKIQTRSEEWQDDFRIFHAQTGEIRWIAAKSRFFYDDSGQAIRMIGVNLDISDRKHTEEALRESELNYRMLADTMPQLFWTTLPDGYHEYYNQRWYDYTGLTLEETKGTGWNHVLHPDDRQRSWEVWHESLRTGKDYEIEYRFRRFDGEYRWFLGRAFPLRDENGQIIRWFGSCTDIHDQKIALEERDRAVERERSARSQAEAANRIKDEFLAVLSHELRSPLNPILGWAKLLLTRQFDQDTTRKALQTIERNAQLQTRLIEDLLDISRILRGKLSLNITQVNLVTIAEAALETVRLAAEEKAIHLQLIVADSVHSSEFLIAGDAARLQQIVWNLLSNAVKFTPNGGRVEVKLEKLASSVQIQVSDTGKGIAAEFLPHVFDYFRQADSSTTRKFGGLGLGLAIVRHLVELHGGTVKADSQGEGKGATFSVTLPLPASEIADETSGDCIHYNDSDLPLLGICALIVDDEADMRELLVVTLEQYGAQVTAAASASEVLEKLPQQYQILISDIGMPNVDGYTLMRQIRTLPPEQGGSIPAIALTAYASETDQQAAIAAGFNRHVAKPVEPAKLLATIVNLLNKKS, from the coding sequence ATGCAGCCTGTTCCATCAACACGGCAAAATCAAATCAATCAACAGGAAAGTTCTGTAACTGTAAATACAGCAGTTTTCTTTGAACTATCTCCAGATTTACTGTGTGTCGTTAGTGAAGATGGGATTTTTAAGCAGGTAAATCCAGCTTTTCGCAAGACTTTAGGATATGCAGATGGAGAACTGTTAGAGCAAAAATTTATTGATTTGGTACATCCTGACGATCGCGCTGTGACAACAACGGCGATCGCCCAAATTCAAACAAGCGATCGACATACAGGATACTGTGAAAATCGCTACCGCTGCTGTGACGGTTTGTATAAACACTTCGGATGGACGATCTGTTTTGATGTCAAAACAAAATTAGTTTATGGAATCGCCCGCGAACTGACGACAATTACACCCACGCCAGAGACAACCCTTTATCGCACCTTAGCACGCAATCTGCCTCAAACTGCTGTCTTCGTATTTAATCGCGATCTGCGCTATGAGCTATGTGAAGGGCAAGAAATAGCTAGTATGGGCTTGACCCAAGATGTCTTGGAAGGTAAAACAATTTGGGAAGCTTTACCACTAGATATTTGTCCAGAAATTGAGCCACTATATCGCGCAGCGCTGGCAGGACAAGAAATCGTAACAGAAATGGTTTGTTGCGGTCATCATTACGCTGTGCAAATTGTACCTGTGCGTAACGAACAGCAGGAAATTATTGCAGGGATGGCACTACTTCAAAATATTGACGAACGCAAGCAAAGCGAGGAAACAGTCCGACGACAGATCGAAGAAATTGAAGCTATTTACGCCTCCGCACCGATTGGATTGTGCTTTTTAGATACCGACTTGCGCTATGTGCGTGTCAACGATCGCTTAGCAGAAATTAATGGTATTCCAGCAGCAGAACACATCGGTAAATCGCTTGCAGAGATTATTCCGGAACTAGCGGCTACGCAAGCACCGTTATTTGCACGAGTAATTCAAACAGGAGAACCAATTTTAGATGTGGAAATACGGGGTACTACCCCTGCGCAACCAAAAATCGAACGCGACTGGCTAGTAAGTTATTACCCACTACATAATTGCGATAACCGCGTTGTGGGAATTAATATTGTCGTCCAGGAAATCACACAGCGCAAGCAACAAGCTGCTGAACTTGCAGAAAGAGAAAGACAATTAACAACAATTTTGGCGAATACTCCTGACGTGATTTGCCGTTACAGCAAAGACTTTCGCTACCTTTATATTAGTCCAGCTGCTGAACGAATTACAGGTATTCCTACGCAACAATTCATCGGCAAAACCAATGCCGAAATCGGGATACCAGAAACCTATACTAAAGCATGGGAAAATGCGATCGCTGAAGTTTTGACAACGGGGCATCAACAAACTTTAGAGTTCGACTTTTCCTTTGCGGGAAAAACGCGGTATTTCTACTCGATATTCATTCCAGAGTTGGCACCTGACGGTGCAGTAGAATCAGTACTTGTTGTCAGCCGCGATGTTACCGAACGCCGTCAAGCGGAAGAATCTTTAGCAAACAGTCAAGATTGGTTGCAACTGTCACAACAAGCAGGGCAAATTGGCGCGTTTGTTTGGGACATGATTACAGGAGATATTGTTTGGACGCAACAACTAGAAATTCTCTATGGGTTAACTCCTGGTAGCTTTAGCGGTAATTACGAATCTTGGCGACAACAAGTTCACCCAGAAGACATTGTACGAATTGAGCAAAGTTTGCAAGAGAAAATCCAAACTCGCAGCGAAGAATGGCAAGATGATTTTCGGATCTTTCACGCTCAAACAGGGGAAATCCGCTGGATTGCAGCGAAAAGTCGCTTCTTTTACGATGATTCTGGGCAAGCAATCCGCATGATTGGCGTGAATCTGGATATCAGCGATCGCAAACATACAGAAGAAGCGCTACGCGAAAGCGAACTGAATTATCGAATGCTGGCAGATACAATGCCACAGTTATTTTGGACAACGCTACCCGATGGCTATCACGAATACTACAACCAACGCTGGTACGACTACACCGGCTTGACGTTGGAAGAAACGAAAGGTACTGGTTGGAATCATGTCTTGCATCCTGACGATCGACAACGCAGTTGGGAAGTTTGGCACGAGTCTTTGCGAACGGGAAAGGATTATGAAATTGAATATCGCTTTCGTCGCTTTGATGGCGAATATCGCTGGTTCTTAGGTAGGGCGTTTCCGTTGCGCGATGAAAATGGACAAATCATTCGCTGGTTCGGTTCGTGTACTGATATTCACGATCAAAAAATTGCCTTAGAAGAACGCGATCGCGCTGTTGAACGCGAAAGATCTGCAAGATCCCAAGCAGAAGCCGCAAATCGCATCAAAGATGAATTTCTCGCAGTACTCTCGCACGAATTGCGATCGCCCCTTAATCCGATTTTGGGTTGGGCAAAACTTCTTTTGACTCGTCAATTTGACCAAGATACAACACGCAAGGCTTTACAAACAATCGAGCGCAACGCCCAATTACAAACACGCCTCATTGAAGACTTACTCGATATCTCGCGCATTTTACGCGGTAAGCTGAGTTTAAATATTACCCAAGTTAATTTAGTGACAATCGCCGAAGCTGCCCTAGAAACGGTACGACTCGCAGCGGAGGAAAAAGCGATTCACTTACAACTAATTGTTGCAGATTCAGTGCATTCTTCTGAATTTCTGATTGCGGGAGATGCAGCGCGGTTGCAGCAAATTGTGTGGAATCTCCTCTCAAATGCAGTCAAGTTTACTCCTAATGGCGGGCGCGTAGAGGTCAAGTTAGAGAAATTAGCATCTTCCGTACAAATTCAAGTCAGCGACACTGGTAAAGGAATTGCAGCAGAATTTCTTCCTCACGTGTTTGATTACTTCCGCCAAGCTGATAGTAGCACTACGCGCAAATTTGGTGGATTAGGGTTAGGACTTGCCATTGTCCGTCATTTAGTCGAATTACACGGCGGTACAGTGAAAGCTGATAGTCAAGGCGAAGGTAAAGGCGCAACGTTTAGCGTTACATTACCACTTCCCGCATCCGAAATCGCGGATGAAACGTCGGGCGATTGCATTCATTACAATGACTCCGATCTACCACTATTGGGAATTTGCGCCTTAATCGTTGATGACGAAGCAGATATGCGCGAATTACTCGTTGTGACTTTAGAACAATATGGCGCGCAAGTCACTGCTGCTGCATCAGCCAGCGAAGTTTTAGAAAAGCTACCACAACAGTATCAGATTTTAATTAGCGATATTGGAATGCCTAATGTTGATGGCTATACATTAATGCGGCAAATTAGAACTTTACCACCTGAACAAGGCGGATCGATACCGGCGATCGCGCTTACAGCTTATGCGAGTGAAACCGATCAACAAGCTGCGATCGCCGCTGGGTTTAATCGACACGTAGCAAAACCCGTCGAACCTGCTAAATTGTTAGCAACCATTGTTAATTTATTAAACAAAAAATCATAA
- a CDS encoding alpha/beta fold hydrolase, whose amino-acid sequence MKIDLNNLINQLTEPTSIELAKSIQFQAIATPFAKAITTAYIQKGNGGQPILLLHGFDSSVLEFRRLLPILAAQNKTWAVDLLGFGFTERIANLALSPSTIKTHLYCFWKTLIHQPVILVGASMGGAAAIDFTLNYPEVVKKLVLIDSAGFTAGSAMGKLMFPPFDRLATEFLRNPRVRNSISRAAYKNKSLASVDAQLCAALHLNMPGWNQALIAFTKSGGYTSFKEKLAQIEQPTLILWGEDDRILGTKDAEKFQQAIPQSKLAWIKDCGHVPHLEQPQIAAEHILNFITE is encoded by the coding sequence ATGAAAATTGATTTAAATAACTTAATTAATCAACTCACCGAACCAACGTCAATTGAACTTGCAAAAAGTATTCAATTTCAGGCGATCGCAACTCCGTTTGCCAAAGCCATTACTACAGCTTATATTCAAAAAGGTAACGGCGGTCAACCCATTTTACTTTTACATGGTTTTGATAGTTCTGTTTTAGAATTTCGTCGCTTGCTACCGATATTAGCAGCTCAAAATAAAACTTGGGCTGTTGATTTATTAGGGTTTGGCTTTACCGAAAGAATTGCCAATTTAGCTTTAAGCCCAAGCACAATTAAAACACATTTGTATTGTTTCTGGAAAACGTTAATTCATCAACCTGTAATTTTAGTTGGTGCATCGATGGGAGGTGCAGCTGCGATTGATTTTACGCTAAATTATCCAGAAGTTGTCAAAAAACTAGTATTAATAGATAGTGCCGGATTTACTGCAGGTTCGGCGATGGGAAAGTTGATGTTTCCACCGTTCGATCGACTGGCAACAGAGTTTTTACGCAATCCTAGAGTACGTAATAGTATTAGTCGGGCAGCGTATAAAAATAAAAGTTTAGCTTCAGTTGATGCGCAATTATGTGCAGCATTACATTTAAATATGCCTGGATGGAATCAAGCTTTAATTGCTTTTACAAAAAGTGGGGGTTATACTTCTTTTAAAGAAAAGCTAGCGCAAATCGAGCAACCAACGCTGATTTTGTGGGGAGAAGACGATCGCATTTTAGGAACTAAAGATGCTGAGAAGTTTCAACAAGCGATCCCCCAGAGTAAACTTGCTTGGATTAAAGACTGCGGTCACGTACCGCATCTCGAACAACCGCAGATCGCAGCCGAACACATTTTAAACTTTATTACTGAGTGA